The nucleotide sequence GGTGAAGCCCGGCAACGATGCCTCGACGCGAGCGAACGGCTCCGCGGCGACCACCCGCGACGGGTGTTGGGCCGGGATGGCGTTCATCAATTCCGACATGGATGACTCTCCTATATTATAGAACGACTGTTTCCTATTCTGGCACGACATCACGCGAACAGCGCCGAAGCCTGTTTTGCAACTGTCATCATCTCGCTCTTGGTGCGTCCCGTCTTGCCGACGACCCGCAAGCCTTGGATGACGCAGAAGAGAGCCCCGGCCGCGACCTCCGCATCGAGATCCGGCCGGATCGATCCATCGGCCTGACCGAGCCTGATCAGATCGCGCAGCAGCGTCTCGACGCGGCGGAGCGAGTTGCGGACCTTGGCTGCGGCTTCCGTATCCAAGATGGCGAGCTCGGTCGCGCTGGTGACGACCAGGCAGCCGCGCCGGCCTTCGCTGTCGCTGGCGGATTCGGCGTAGAACTGCAGCAAGGCCTCCAGCTTGTCGCGGCCGCTGTGCTTGGCATCGAGGCGCTCACGCAGCTGCCGGTCACGGCGCGCGATGTAATAGTCCAGCGTCGCCAGAAAGATCGCGTTCTTGTCCGCAAAGGCCTTGTAGAGGCTGCCGGTGGCGAGCTTCATCGCGGCGCGCAGTTCGGCCAGCGAGGCACCGTGGTAGCCGCGCTCGCTGAAGACCACGAGCGCCTTGCTCAGCGCTGTCTCCATATCGAACTCGCGCGGTCGGCCCGGTCCGCGGCGCTCAGCTGACTTCGGTTGCGGCTTGGTCATGCCTCCTTTTAGGAAACATTTGTTTCCAAATCAAGCGGGCTGACCGCCCGCTTGGCCGACGGTCAGTCCCCCAGTTGAAACCGTTGGAACCGGTGCAGCTCGTCCTCGATGGTCCGCTTCAGCGCCTTGCGCTGGTCGCCGCGCGCCGCCTTGCCGTGACCGACCCAGCTCCATTTCTGCATCAGCAGCTTGCCGTTCTGCCGATCGGTCTTCAGGTCGAGCGCGGCGACAATCTCGTCGCCGACCAGCACCGGCAGTGCGAAATAGCCGAACAGCCGCTTGTCCTTCGGGACATAGGCCTCGAAGCGATGGCCGTAGTCCAAGATCGCCTGCGTCCGCTTGCGCTGGATGATCAGCGGATCGAACGGCGACAGGATGTGCACGCGCGCAGGATCGATCGCGATCATTTCCCCCAGCGCGGCCGGCGTCGCCCAGTGTTCCTGCTTGCCTGCGCCCTCGAGCGCGACCGGCACCAGCTCGCCACGCCGCACGCGGGCTTCGATCACCTTGCGGACATCGGCCTTGCGCGGCGCATTGAGATGGCACAGCGAGTCCAAGCTGACGACACCCTGCGAACGCAGGCCGCGGTCGAGTAGATAGGCCGCGATCTCGCGCTCAGTGGCGCCCTTGGGCAGCCGATCCCAGCCGAAATGCCGCGTCGTGAGGTCGTAGGTCTTGAGCATGCCGTCGCGGCCGGCGACCGTCAGCAGCCCCTCATAAAAGCCGAGCTGCAGCGCGCGCTTGGACGGCTTGCGGCTCGCCCAGGCGTGATCCTTCTCGCGCAGCTCGTCATCGTCGATGTCGCGGATCGTGAGCGCGCCGCCTTGGCGGATCAACCGCATCACCTTGCGCGAATCCTCCGGTTTCACCGTCTGCATCCAGCGGTGGCCCTCGCGACGATAGCGGCGCATCGCCGGCACGAAATAGCGGAAGTCCTGCACGGGAACGTAGGACAGCGCATGCGTCCAATATTCGAAGACCGTCTTGTCCGCGCTCTGCGCCTGCCTGAGATCGGATCGGCGATAATCCGGAATGCGGCTGAACAGGATGTGGTGGTGGCAGCGCTCGATGACGTTGATCGTGTCGATCTGCACATAGCCGAGATGGGCAATGGCGGCGGCCACCGCCTCGGGGCCGGCGCCGAACGGCGCCTCCTCGTCGAGGCGCTGGGCACGCAGCCACAGGCGTCGAGCTGCGGTCTTGGACAATGGGGTGGGAACGGCGGGCATGACGGCACGATCGTGCGAGATTCGCCCAGCCTCCCGCAACGGCAATTGCTGGGGTCGCGAGCCCGGCGCGGAACCTATGGCTTCGCCTTCTCCGGGATGCTGCCGGTGGCGATCTCCGACTTGCAGCTGGCGCGGCCGGGATCTGGCGCACGGCACTTGTAGACGCGGCCGGTCAGCCGGTCGATCAGCCACGCGGTGTCCTCCGACGGACTTTCCAGACCGACATAGCGATTGCCGACGGCGCCGATCAACGTTGACAGCAGGATGGACGCCCCGATGATTCCCGCCCCGATCAGGGTCGACATGGAACCGGTGGAGCCCGATGGATCCTGACTGCCCGTCCGGTGAGATGGGTAGTCGCGCCTGGGTGATGAGTTGAACAATGCAGCACTTTTCTGTTGGCGTTTCTTGACTTCAATCGCTTGTTGCCCGCCTCGCTTCCCTCTGGTTTGCGATTTTTTTCTGGCCAGGGATATCCGGTAGAACCGCATCTGGCCGATTTGTTGTTCGCAGACCGGCCAAGCGCCGAGCGCTTTGCGTCGGGCTTGCAGCAGCTCGCCTCTCCCCGCCGGCCGCGCGAAAGCCGCGGGAGCGAGTGACTCCCGTCACATTCGAAAGCTTTGAACCGGTTCTATCGTCGCCGCATCCAATGGCCATGAGCCAGGACGACCGAGGATGACGACGATGACCCCATACTTTGAACGTTTTGCAGTCCGCGCGGCGGCACTGACCGCCATCCTGACGATCAGCACGGGCGCAGCCTTTGCCGGCGAGGCCGTGTCGGCCGATCAGATCCTGAACGCGCTGAAGCCGAAATCGGTCACGCGCGGGCTGTCGGTCGGAACACAGCCGACGCCGCAGGTCGATGCGGCGGCGCAGGCCAGGCAGGCGGCGCTGCTGGACAGCGTGCGCAACCGCAAGACGCGCTCGCTGTCGCTCGGCGAGCGCGAGCAGATCGCCGAGCTCGCCGCGACCAAGCCGAAGATCGATCTCGAGATCCAGTTCGATTACAACTCCGCGGAGATCAGCAAGAGCTCGATGCCGGCGGTGCAGGAACTCGGCAAGGCGCTGTCCGATCCGAACCTGAAGGGTTCGACGTTCGTGGTCGCCGGCCACACCGACGGCATCGGCGGTGACAGCTTCAACCAGGATCTGTCCGAGCGACGCGCCGACACCATCAAGCGCTATCTGGTCGAGAAGTTCGGCCTCACCGGCCAGGACCTCGTCGCCGTCGGCTATGGCAAGACCAAGCTGAAGGATGCCGCCAACCCGGCCGATCCGCTCAACCGGCGCGTCCAGGTCGTCAACATGGACACCAAGACCGCCGCGGCCGCGAAGTAGAAGTCACGGCGCATCCAGCACCTCGCGGATCTTGGTGCTGAGCATGGTCCGGTTGATCGGCTTCTGCAGCAGCGCAACGCCGGGATCCAGCCGTCCCTGATGGACGATGGCGTTGCGCGAATAGCCGGTCATGAACAGCACCTTGAGCGTCGGGCGGGTGACCCGCAGATCATCCGCCAGTTGCCGCCCGTTCATGCCGGGCATGACGATGTCGGTGAGCAGGAGATCGACGTCCAGCGGCTCGCGCGCGAGCAGCGCCAGCGCGGCAGGCCCATCGGCCGCCTCATGCACGACATAGCCGAGTTCGGCCAAGGTCTCGGCGATGTAGCTGCGCACCTCCGGCTCATCCTCGACGACGAGCACGGTCTCGCTGCCGCGGCTGCCGACAACGGCGGCCCGGCTCTCCGGCGCATCGGCCGCCGCGGCATGCGCACGCGGCAGATAGATCTTCACCGTCGTCCCCTCGCCGACCTCGCTATAGATGTTCACGTGGCCGCCGGACTGCTTGACGAAGCCATAGACCTGGCTGAGGCCGAGGCCGGTGCCCTGCCCCGGTTCCTTGGTGGTGAAGAACGGATCGAACGCCTTCTCCACGACCTCGCGCGCCATGCCGACCCCGGTGTCGGTGATCGCGATCAGGACGTATTGGCCGACGTGGACGTCGGCGTGCTGCCGCGCATAGCCCTCGTCGATGAAGCTGTTCGAGGTCTCGATCGTCAGCTTGCCCTGGCCCTGCATTGCGTCCTTGGCGTTGACGACGAGGTTGAGGATCGCAGCCTCCATCTGGCTCGGATCGACCTCGACCTGCCAGAGCCCTGCAGCCTCGACGATCTCGACGCTGATCGTCTCGCCCAGGGTTCTGCGGAAGAAATCGGACATGCCGGCGAGCAGCTTGTTGACGTTGGTCAGCCGGGGATCGAGCGGCTGGCGACGGGCGAAGGCGAGCAACCGCTGCGTCAGGGTCGCGGCGCGCTGCGCGCCATTGGCGGCATGGGAAATGGCTCGCGACAGGCGGTCACGCGCGGCCTCGCCCTGCGCGCGCAGGCTGCGCTCGGCGATCTCGAGATTGCCGCTGATGATGGTCAGCAGATTGTTGAAGTCATGCGCGACGCCGCCGGTGAGCTGGCCGACCGCTTCCATCTTCTGCGCATGACGCAGCATGTCCTCGGCCTCACGCCGCTGCCGGCTTTCGACCACGAGCGCAGCCTCCGCGGCGCGCAACTGCGCCGGCGACGGAATCGCCAGGATCTTCGGCAGCAGCGGCCACAGGATGCCGGCAGTGAGGATCGACGCCACCGCAGTCATCGCCTTGACCAGCCCCTCGATGCCGTAGATCGGAACCCACAGCGTGACGATCGACAGCACATGCGTGACGCCGCAGGCCATGATGAACAGCGCAAACGCCCAGAACAGGAAGCCGAAATCCACGTCCCGCCGCTTGGAGACGAATAAGGTGAGCACGACGGGAATTGAGAAATAGGCCGCCGCGATCACGGCGTCGGAGGCGACATGGAGCCAGATCAGCTCGGGTTCCCACAACAGGCAGATGCCGTGCGGCGACAAGGCTGATGAATCGAGCAGCCGCTGAAACCATCCCAACATCGAATAGCGCCCCTCCCCAACGCTCGTGCAAAGCGTTCGCGAAACTGGCTGCGCGTGATCTGTTCGTCAAGCAACAGACAGGCGGAACCGAAGGGAACTCAGGGGAACTCAGATCCAGCTCTGGAACAGCATCAGTCGCGTGAAGGTGCTCATCGTCGTTCCAATGAACGCCGAGCTGATCGGCAGCATCGCGAGGAATCCTAGCGCGGCAACCGCGACACAGGCCCACAATATTCGGGCTGGCCAGCGCAGCAGCGCATGCACCAGCGCAAGGCTCAGCAGCGTCGCCGACGGCAGGTAGTAATAGAGGAAGCTCAGCGTCCGCGGCAGCATGGCCCAGGGCAGGTAGCAGCCGAGATAGAACGCGAGGATCAGGAACGCCGATGCGCTGCGTGTCGCAACGAAATCCCTGACGCAGAGGACGAGCGCGATCAGCGCCGGCCACAGCACCAGCGGATTGCCGAGCAGCACGATCGCGGCGATGTCGTTGTCGCTGGTCTTGTCGAACAGGAACCAGACCGGGCGGACGAGCAACGGCCAGGTCGGCCACGCGCTCATGTAAGTGTGGCCGGCGATCGCGGTAGTGATGCTGTCGGCAAAGATGCGGCGCTGCGCTTCGAAGATGGCGGTCACCGACAGCCCGTGCAGGGGAATGAAGGTCACGAGGTAAGCCAGCATCGGGATCAGGCCGAGGCAAAGCCCGATATGCAGCCAGCTAAGACCCGGCCATTGCTCCGGCTGATACCAGTCGGTCCGCTCGGCGTCGCCGAACGACGTCTGCCAATGCTGCAGCAGCTTGATCACGCCGACGATCATCAGCGCCGTCAGCAACGGAAACAGCCCGCTCCATTTGCACGCAATAGCCAGGCCGAACAGCGCACCGGCCAGCGCGAACAGCAATTGCGGCCGCCGCTGCCGGTAGGCGAACAGGAACACCGCGATGCCGAGCAGGCTGAAGGCGAGCGCGCCGATGTCGAGCATCGCGGTGCGCGCCTGCACGAACAACATCTGATTGAAGAAGGCGAGCAGCGCCGCAGCGATCGCCGCCCCCTGCGCTGCAAACAGCGCGAGCCCGCACAGATAGATCGCCGCCACAGCCAGCCCGCCGAGCACGGTACCCGGATATCGCCAGGCGAAGGAGTTATCGCCGAACGTCCTGATCGACAGCGCGATCAGCTCCTTGGCGAGCGGTGGATGCATCGGATTGAGCTGCGGGCTCGCCGGCGCCAGCCCGATCATCTGCCGCGCCGCCGGCACGTAATGCACCTCGTCGAAGACGAATTTCGGCGGCGACGCCAGCCCAACCATCAGCAACACATGCGCAATCGCAAAGATCAGCAGGGTCGTCAGCACGCAACGGCGCACCGACAGGGCGCCATCCTGCGCGGCATCGCCGGCGTTGTCGTCGTCGTCCCCGCGCGCCGCAGATAGCTTGGTGGCCATGTGATTGAACTGCTGATGATGTCGCCCCACTAAACATCGTCGACGCATCGAGGCAAGCTCCGATACGGCCGCCTCTAAAATCCCCCCGCTCGCGACCATCGACTGGAAACGGACGCAGCGCGATCTGTTCGTCAACGGCACGCTCGGCACGCAGCCGGTCGGCACCGGCATCCATGGCCGCGTCGGGCTGAGCATCCATCATCAGGCCAAGCCCGCTCAAGAAATCATGATGGCTCTGCGCCGGCGTCGCCTTGACCGGCGCCCGTTCGCGCCTCTATTGAATGATAACCGTCATTCAAAGCGGCGAGATCGCGAGCGCGCGCGGAGGCACAATGGACGTTTCGACCGAGGCTACCCGCGTCGCGCCTGCCGCTCCGCCTGCCCCGCCACCTCCGCCACCGGACCCGTCCCGCGCCAAGGCCGCGGCCACGCGCGCGGCGCTGCTGTCCGGCCCGATCCTGCCCACCCTGGTCCGGCTGGCGCTGCCGACCATGTCGGTGCTGGTGGCGCAGACGGCGGTCAACGTCGCCGAGGCCTATTATGTCGGCCTGCTCGGCACCGATGCGCTGGCCGGCGCCGCGTTGGTGTTCCCGATTTTCATGCTGATGACGATGATGTCGAATGGCGGCATCGGCAGCGGCGTCTCCTCGGCGGTCGCGCGCGCCATCGGCGCCGGTCGCAACGCCGATGCCGACGCGGTGGCCTTCCATGCCATCGTGCTCGCGGTCATCGCAGGCGGCCTGTTCACGCTGGCGACCGCATTGTTCGGCCCGGCGCTGTATCACGCGCTCGGCGGCCGGGCCGGCGCGCTGGAGGCGGGCTTGCGCTATTCCAACTACCTGTTCGCCGGCGCGATTCCGGTCTGGATCGTCAACCTGCAGGCGGCGGCGCTGCGCGGCGCGGGGAACGTGCGGGTGCCCGCGCTGGTCACGCTGATCGGCGCGGTCCTGATGATCCCGGCCTCGCCGCTCCTTATCTTCGGCCTCGGGCCGCTGCCGGGCCTCGGCATCGCCGGCGCCGGCATCGCCTTCGGCCTGTATTATTGCGGCGCCATGCTGGTGCTCGTCCGCTATATGGCCTCGGGCCGCTCCACCCTCCATGTCCGCGTCGCGCCGCTGCAGCTCAGGCTGTTCGC is from Bradyrhizobium sp. ORS 285 and encodes:
- a CDS encoding phospholipid carrier-dependent glycosyltransferase, with product MATKLSAARGDDDDNAGDAAQDGALSVRRCVLTTLLIFAIAHVLLMVGLASPPKFVFDEVHYVPAARQMIGLAPASPQLNPMHPPLAKELIALSIRTFGDNSFAWRYPGTVLGGLAVAAIYLCGLALFAAQGAAIAAALLAFFNQMLFVQARTAMLDIGALAFSLLGIAVFLFAYRQRRPQLLFALAGALFGLAIACKWSGLFPLLTALMIVGVIKLLQHWQTSFGDAERTDWYQPEQWPGLSWLHIGLCLGLIPMLAYLVTFIPLHGLSVTAIFEAQRRIFADSITTAIAGHTYMSAWPTWPLLVRPVWFLFDKTSDNDIAAIVLLGNPLVLWPALIALVLCVRDFVATRSASAFLILAFYLGCYLPWAMLPRTLSFLYYYLPSATLLSLALVHALLRWPARILWACVAVAALGFLAMLPISSAFIGTTMSTFTRLMLFQSWI
- a CDS encoding winged helix-turn-helix domain-containing protein, whose amino-acid sequence is MPAVPTPLSKTAARRLWLRAQRLDEEAPFGAGPEAVAAAIAHLGYVQIDTINVIERCHHHILFSRIPDYRRSDLRQAQSADKTVFEYWTHALSYVPVQDFRYFVPAMRRYRREGHRWMQTVKPEDSRKVMRLIRQGGALTIRDIDDDELREKDHAWASRKPSKRALQLGFYEGLLTVAGRDGMLKTYDLTTRHFGWDRLPKGATEREIAAYLLDRGLRSQGVVSLDSLCHLNAPRKADVRKVIEARVRRGELVPVALEGAGKQEHWATPAALGEMIAIDPARVHILSPFDPLIIQRKRTQAILDYGHRFEAYVPKDKRLFGYFALPVLVGDEIVAALDLKTDRQNGKLLMQKWSWVGHGKAARGDQRKALKRTIEDELHRFQRFQLGD
- a CDS encoding OmpA family protein — protein: MTPYFERFAVRAAALTAILTISTGAAFAGEAVSADQILNALKPKSVTRGLSVGTQPTPQVDAAAQARQAALLDSVRNRKTRSLSLGEREQIAELAATKPKIDLEIQFDYNSAEISKSSMPAVQELGKALSDPNLKGSTFVVAGHTDGIGGDSFNQDLSERRADTIKRYLVEKFGLTGQDLVAVGYGKTKLKDAANPADPLNRRVQVVNMDTKTAAAAK
- a CDS encoding MATE family efflux transporter, which produces MDVSTEATRVAPAAPPAPPPPPPDPSRAKAAATRAALLSGPILPTLVRLALPTMSVLVAQTAVNVAEAYYVGLLGTDALAGAALVFPIFMLMTMMSNGGIGSGVSSAVARAIGAGRNADADAVAFHAIVLAVIAGGLFTLATALFGPALYHALGGRAGALEAGLRYSNYLFAGAIPVWIVNLQAAALRGAGNVRVPALVTLIGAVLMIPASPLLIFGLGPLPGLGIAGAGIAFGLYYCGAMLVLVRYMASGRSTLHVRVAPLQLRLFADILKVGLPTALNAVLVNLTVILVTALAGRFGTSELAAYGIASRLDYIMIPILFGLCTATLTMVGINIGAGQGARARRIAWISASTGALLVGTIGMIVALHPPLWLTLFSGDADVLREGAIYLRTVAPAYAALGFGFVLAFAGQGAGHVLWPFIGSILRILIAAGGGYVAIVVLGGGMSSLASMVAVSLVVYALVCSLVLPASRIWRASPR
- a CDS encoding TetR/AcrR family transcriptional regulator codes for the protein METALSKALVVFSERGYHGASLAELRAAMKLATGSLYKAFADKNAIFLATLDYYIARRDRQLRERLDAKHSGRDKLEALLQFYAESASDSEGRRGCLVVTSATELAILDTEAAAKVRNSLRRVETLLRDLIRLGQADGSIRPDLDAEVAAGALFCVIQGLRVVGKTGRTKSEMMTVAKQASALFA
- a CDS encoding response regulator, producing the protein MLGWFQRLLDSSALSPHGICLLWEPELIWLHVASDAVIAAAYFSIPVVLTLFVSKRRDVDFGFLFWAFALFIMACGVTHVLSIVTLWVPIYGIEGLVKAMTAVASILTAGILWPLLPKILAIPSPAQLRAAEAALVVESRQRREAEDMLRHAQKMEAVGQLTGGVAHDFNNLLTIISGNLEIAERSLRAQGEAARDRLSRAISHAANGAQRAATLTQRLLAFARRQPLDPRLTNVNKLLAGMSDFFRRTLGETISVEIVEAAGLWQVEVDPSQMEAAILNLVVNAKDAMQGQGKLTIETSNSFIDEGYARQHADVHVGQYVLIAITDTGVGMAREVVEKAFDPFFTTKEPGQGTGLGLSQVYGFVKQSGGHVNIYSEVGEGTTVKIYLPRAHAAAADAPESRAAVVGSRGSETVLVVEDEPEVRSYIAETLAELGYVVHEAADGPAALALLAREPLDVDLLLTDIVMPGMNGRQLADDLRVTRPTLKVLFMTGYSRNAIVHQGRLDPGVALLQKPINRTMLSTKIREVLDAP